From bacterium:
TATTGATGATCGAGCCGCCTGTACTCTCCGGCATGAAATCGCCCATCACGCGGGTCATGACAAAAAGCCCGGTGGCGTTGATCCTCATGCTTTCCGCAAAGGTTGAAACATCGTCATTGTAATCCTTCATGGGGCGTGCAACGGCGTTGTTGACGAGCACATCGAGCCGTCCGCTCCGCTCTTTGATGGTGTCCCGGAGTTCGATAACCGATTGCTCATCCCCCTGGTCCACTCTGAACGCTGTGACCGTATGACCGAGT
This genomic window contains:
- a CDS encoding SDR family NAD(P)-dependent oxidoreductase, with amino-acid sequence MNVLDMFSLKGKVALVTGGAGLYGRQIVAALAEAGAETYIASRNRETLEAVSAEHRKLGHTVTAFRVDQGDEQSVIELRDTIKERSGRLDVLVNNAVARPMKDYNDDVSTFAESMRINATGLFVMTRVMGDFMPESTGGSIIN